Proteins co-encoded in one Pseudomonadota bacterium genomic window:
- a CDS encoding phosphatidate cytidylyltransferase, which yields MGELKKRVITGILLAPLTAFLFYILPSEWFFALLTIVAVFAVFEYITMVKIPGKYLPLFIIIVSLVPLYYKCYQAYLMWLIASPLIYLFAEFAANRGKKEDINKKIIKTVAVILIGEAFIILPLFYVYLLKELNNYLPLILLFAIWSSDTCAYFTGKTFGKTPLVPQISPKKTFEGLIGAMFGSMIIIVLTSRLSGLSLTKSIIIGLLTGVLGQLGDIFESIGKRVSGVKDSSSLIPGHGGILDRMDSFIFTAPFLYNMYRLTGM from the coding sequence GTGGGAGAATTAAAAAAAAGGGTTATTACAGGTATTCTTCTTGCTCCACTTACAGCTTTTTTATTTTATATTTTACCATCTGAATGGTTTTTTGCGCTTTTAACCATAGTTGCTGTCTTCGCAGTCTTCGAATACATTACAATGGTAAAAATACCGGGTAAATACCTGCCGTTATTCATTATTATCGTCAGTCTTGTCCCTCTCTATTATAAATGCTATCAGGCATATCTCATGTGGCTTATTGCATCGCCTCTGATTTACCTCTTTGCCGAGTTTGCAGCAAACAGAGGCAAGAAAGAGGACATAAATAAGAAAATCATAAAGACAGTTGCCGTCATCCTCATTGGCGAAGCGTTTATCATCCTCCCCCTTTTCTATGTTTACCTGCTAAAAGAGCTGAACAACTATTTACCCTTAATCCTGCTTTTTGCAATATGGTCAAGTGATACGTGCGCTTACTTTACAGGTAAAACTTTCGGAAAAACACCCCTTGTCCCTCAAATCAGTCCAAAAAAAACATTCGAGGGATTGATTGGCGCCATGTTCGGCAGTATGATCATCATTGTTTTGACAAGCCGGTTATCGGGTTTAAGTTTAACAAAATCTATTATTATAGGGCTTTTGACCGGTGTTCTCGGTCAGCTCGGTGATATATTTGAATCCATAGGCAAGAGGGTGTCGGGTGTAAAAGACTCATCGTCACTGATTCCAGGGCATGGAGGTATACTCGACAGGATGGACAGCTTTATTTTTACTGCGCCATTCCTTTACAATATGTATCGTTTAACAGGTATGTAA
- the dxr gene encoding 1-deoxy-D-xylulose-5-phosphate reductoisomerase, whose product MKKKITILGSTGSIGRATLEVIDNQRDTFEVFSLACKGNTELLNEQIDKFKPKYVCIYEESLKEKVRFDRKRLFTGIKGVNEIVNMEEDIVVNAMPGSIGLEPTISALKSKKVLALANKESLVMAGRIVSKLLKAYGSKLIPIDSEHSALFQVMKKIRRHELKTITITASGGPFREHTKTSLAHVRPEEALNHPTWKMGNKVTLDSATLMNKGLEVIEARWLFNIQPELIRVLVHPESIIHGMIECVDGAFIAYMANPDMKIPISFAINEGKIRDLPSFRLNLEDLCKLTFYTPDIDRFPSLRLAFDALHAGDSALVVLNASNEVASEAFIEGRIRFIDIPVFIEEALEHHPALPVIEDIETIWEIHNWTKRYTEEIIKGRVKGRQIDTHQGKKGSFPDRN is encoded by the coding sequence ATGAAAAAGAAAATTACAATACTTGGTTCAACAGGTTCTATAGGGCGTGCCACACTTGAGGTCATAGATAATCAGAGGGATACCTTTGAAGTATTCAGCCTTGCCTGCAAGGGTAATACAGAGTTGTTGAATGAACAGATAGATAAATTTAAACCTAAATATGTATGTATCTATGAAGAATCTTTAAAGGAAAAAGTACGTTTTGACCGGAAGAGGCTTTTTACGGGCATAAAAGGGGTAAATGAAATAGTAAACATGGAGGAAGATATAGTAGTAAATGCAATGCCCGGCAGCATCGGTCTTGAGCCTACAATCAGCGCTTTAAAATCAAAGAAGGTCCTTGCTCTTGCAAATAAGGAAAGTCTTGTTATGGCAGGCAGGATTGTCTCAAAACTGCTCAAGGCATATGGGTCAAAACTTATTCCCATTGACAGTGAACATTCAGCACTTTTTCAGGTTATGAAAAAGATAAGAAGACATGAGTTGAAAACCATAACCATCACGGCTTCAGGGGGCCCTTTCAGAGAGCACACAAAAACATCTCTGGCACATGTGAGGCCGGAAGAAGCCCTTAATCACCCTACATGGAAAATGGGGAACAAGGTGACACTTGATTCGGCAACATTAATGAATAAAGGCCTTGAAGTGATCGAGGCACGTTGGTTGTTTAATATCCAACCTGAATTAATCAGGGTTCTTGTCCATCCTGAAAGCATTATCCATGGGATGATAGAGTGTGTGGACGGTGCTTTTATTGCGTATATGGCAAATCCTGATATGAAAATCCCGATTTCCTTTGCTATCAACGAGGGGAAGATTCGTGACCTTCCTTCTTTCCGACTAAACCTGGAAGATTTGTGCAAATTGACATTTTATACGCCTGATATTGATAGATTTCCATCGCTTAGGCTTGCTTTTGATGCGCTTCATGCCGGGGATAGCGCCCTTGTAGTGTTGAACGCTTCAAACGAGGTTGCCTCCGAAGCATTTATAGAAGGCAGGATCCGATTTATTGATATCCCCGTTTTTATAGAAGAGGCTCTTGAGCATCATCCGGCATTGCCGGTAATTGAAGATATTGAAACCATATGGGAAATACATAATTGGACAAAGAGATATACGGAAGAAATAATAAAGGGAAGGGTCAAGGGTCGACAAATTGACACACACCAGGGCAAAAAAGGATCTTTTCCAGACAGAAACTAA
- the rseP gene encoding RIP metalloprotease RseP, with translation MVINIIYGFIALSLLILVHELGHFLVARWANVKVLSFSLGFGKKLLSFKKGETEYAISAVPLGGYVKMLGEAPGEEVPEEDKNRSYSDKPPFVKILIAFTGPFFNILFALVLFYIVFLSGYSVLSTKVGSVDKDYPAYKAGIMEGDTIVAIDGKSISEWTDLTDAMAQTGSQPIKVTVKRNEKSFDISLTPKETESKNIFGDTIKRNVIGVAASNEFFIKKETVSSAAVKAVYQTYNMTKITIVGIIKLIEGSISPKQVGGPLLILEVAGKQAKEGKTNLIYFIAIISINLAVINLMPIPILDGGHILFHIIEIVIRRKVSLKFIEISQKVGMGILIAIMALAFFNDITRMFFGK, from the coding sequence ATGGTTATTAACATAATTTATGGTTTTATTGCACTGAGCCTCCTGATACTTGTGCATGAGCTTGGTCATTTTCTTGTTGCAAGGTGGGCAAACGTAAAGGTTCTGTCATTTTCACTGGGCTTCGGGAAAAAACTCCTGAGTTTCAAAAAGGGCGAGACAGAATATGCCATATCAGCCGTCCCTCTTGGCGGATATGTAAAAATGCTTGGCGAAGCGCCCGGAGAAGAAGTACCAGAGGAAGATAAAAACCGGTCATATTCGGATAAACCGCCTTTTGTGAAAATTCTCATTGCCTTCACAGGTCCTTTTTTTAACATACTATTTGCCCTTGTTCTTTTCTACATTGTCTTTCTGAGCGGATACTCCGTCCTCTCAACAAAGGTGGGGAGTGTAGACAAAGATTATCCTGCTTACAAAGCCGGTATTATGGAAGGGGATACTATTGTTGCCATTGACGGCAAAAGTATTTCCGAGTGGACGGACCTGACAGATGCCATGGCGCAAACAGGTTCGCAGCCTATAAAGGTAACGGTGAAAAGAAATGAAAAATCATTTGATATATCATTAACCCCGAAGGAAACGGAAAGCAAAAACATCTTCGGAGACACGATTAAGAGAAATGTCATAGGTGTTGCAGCATCAAATGAGTTTTTCATAAAAAAAGAGACTGTTTCCAGTGCAGCAGTAAAGGCTGTTTATCAAACATATAATATGACAAAGATAACTATAGTGGGGATTATCAAATTGATAGAGGGAAGTATCTCTCCGAAACAGGTCGGCGGTCCCCTGCTTATCCTTGAGGTGGCCGGTAAACAGGCAAAGGAAGGGAAGACAAATCTCATATATTTTATTGCAATAATCAGTATTAACCTTGCGGTTATCAATCTTATGCCTATTCCAATTCTTGACGGAGGCCATATCCTGTTTCACATTATAGAGATTGTTATAAGAAGAAAGGTCTCGCTAAAGTTTATTGAAATCTCTCAGAAGGTTGGTATGGGAATTCTTATTGCCATAATGGCGCTTGCCTTCTTTAACGATATTACAAGGATGTTTTTTGGAAAATAG
- the tsaB gene encoding tRNA (adenosine(37)-N6)-threonylcarbamoyltransferase complex dimerization subunit type 1 TsaB, with the protein MENRIVLGIDNSMDFLSIALSMDDKLIEERHVRNKKAPSEILPVEISHILSNNGYTINDVKLLVVTLGPGSFTGIRVGIAFCKGLNAGGNIPLVGVSTLDALASSFSFMEGQYLFPLIDAKKSEVFSSMYYVSDGCVQRLTDYCSMRPEKLMDIIKTPCICFGTGTGLCKPFLSGMRDVRIIREGFSKISGEALIKEGLKSEFITGKNYLEPIYCRKSEAEIKFNITVE; encoded by the coding sequence TTGGAAAATAGAATTGTCCTCGGAATAGACAACTCCATGGATTTTCTGAGCATTGCCCTGTCTATGGATGATAAGCTCATCGAAGAAAGACATGTTAGAAACAAAAAAGCGCCGTCAGAGATACTCCCCGTTGAAATATCCCACATACTTTCCAATAACGGATATACGATAAATGATGTAAAACTTTTAGTTGTAACGTTGGGGCCCGGATCATTTACCGGTATACGGGTCGGCATTGCCTTCTGCAAGGGGCTTAATGCGGGCGGCAATATCCCCCTGGTTGGAGTGTCGACACTTGATGCACTTGCATCATCTTTCTCATTTATGGAGGGACAGTATCTTTTTCCGCTGATAGATGCAAAAAAGAGCGAAGTCTTTTCTTCCATGTATTATGTGTCTGACGGATGCGTACAAAGACTGACCGACTATTGTTCAATGAGACCTGAAAAGCTTATGGATATTATAAAAACACCTTGTATATGCTTTGGAACCGGTACAGGTCTCTGTAAGCCCTTTCTTTCCGGTATGCGGGATGTCCGGATAATCAGAGAAGGTTTTTCTAAGATTTCAGGCGAAGCATTGATTAAAGAAGGGTTAAAAAGTGAATTTATAACAGGTAAAAATTATTTGGAACCTATTTATTGCAGAAAATCGGAAGCAGAAATTAAGTTTAATATTACTGTTGAATAG
- a CDS encoding PaaI family thioesterase, whose amino-acid sequence MYEEQIKNTFNQCNVGRFIGINVYEIGEGFAKGKLTIRREHINIFGNVHGGILFTLADHVGGACGNTLGRKAVLVESSIQYMKGALENETVFAEAVLTYKGARIGRIDVKIYKENMELIAVIHQVFFIKEDEHEPKVVDNI is encoded by the coding sequence ATGTATGAAGAACAAATCAAAAATACTTTTAATCAATGTAACGTAGGCAGGTTTATAGGAATAAATGTTTATGAAATAGGGGAGGGATTTGCAAAAGGAAAATTAACAATACGAAGAGAACATATTAATATTTTCGGCAATGTACATGGCGGAATATTATTTACTTTGGCAGATCACGTTGGAGGAGCCTGCGGTAATACTCTCGGCAGGAAGGCAGTGCTTGTTGAATCCTCCATACAGTACATGAAAGGAGCCCTGGAGAATGAAACTGTTTTTGCAGAGGCGGTATTGACATATAAGGGTGCACGGATAGGCAGAATAGATGTAAAAATATATAAAGAAAACATGGAGCTGATAGCAGTTATTCATCAGGTTTTTTTTATAAAAGAGGATGAACATGAACCAAAGGTTGTTGATAATATATAA
- a CDS encoding dodecin family protein — MRSDGKVARITEVVSSSPKGFDDAIIVGFKRASKTLRGITGLKVKDQRCKVEDGKIIEYRVTLEVLFILES; from the coding sequence ATGAGGTCAGACGGCAAAGTAGCAAGAATAACAGAAGTGGTTTCCAGTTCACCGAAAGGTTTTGATGATGCAATAATAGTAGGTTTCAAAAGGGCTTCCAAAACGCTGAGAGGCATAACGGGCTTAAAAGTAAAAGATCAACGCTGCAAGGTGGAAGACGGGAAAATTATTGAGTACAGGGTTACTCTTGAAGTGCTCTTTATATTGGAAAGCTAA
- a CDS encoding glycosyltransferase family 2 protein produces the protein MQAGEKGIGIRQNPVLSIIIITKDTEELLKDLLSSIKKDKSLEPFLKEVIVVDNASADRTADMVKKEFPGLLYIKNEKNEGFAAAVNKGLSRAAGEYMLFLNSDTLLVEGETKKMLNLMKENPDIGICGPQLVYPDMRPQRSFAYVPSLVFEIFPRSLIEFLSPEAISARPSASQDLPTILNVPSLIGAAVLIRRNVLEYLGGFDERFFFFLEETDLCLRTRTMMYGKEGKTYRVVFYSHAKVIHLQGKTVARNWVQGRIEYNISLYKFIRKHHTFIYYTAFKTTRFIKCFIFLVVFSTLPFFPVKDKLKMSYTYYTKLFLWHIKGCPDNAGLRS, from the coding sequence ATGCAGGCCGGAGAAAAAGGTATAGGTATCAGGCAAAACCCGGTGCTTTCCATTATTATAATAACAAAAGATACGGAAGAACTTCTCAAAGATCTTTTATCTTCAATTAAAAAAGATAAATCCCTGGAGCCGTTCTTAAAAGAGGTAATTGTCGTGGATAACGCATCTGCCGACAGGACCGCTGACATGGTTAAGAAAGAGTTCCCCGGGTTGTTATATATCAAAAATGAGAAAAATGAAGGGTTTGCTGCTGCTGTCAATAAAGGCTTGTCTCGTGCTGCCGGTGAATATATGCTCTTTTTGAATTCCGATACGCTTCTTGTTGAGGGCGAAACAAAAAAGATGCTTAACCTTATGAAAGAAAATCCGGATATCGGGATATGCGGGCCTCAGCTTGTATACCCTGATATGAGGCCTCAGCGCTCTTTTGCGTATGTCCCTTCTCTGGTTTTCGAAATATTTCCCCGTTCACTTATTGAATTTTTATCTCCTGAAGCAATTTCTGCCAGACCTTCTGCATCACAAGATTTGCCAACTATACTTAATGTACCTTCCCTTATCGGAGCTGCTGTCCTGATTAGGAGAAATGTACTGGAGTATCTCGGAGGATTTGATGAAAGGTTCTTCTTCTTCCTTGAAGAAACAGACCTTTGTTTAAGGACAAGGACTATGATGTATGGAAAAGAGGGGAAAACATACAGGGTTGTTTTTTATTCTCATGCAAAAGTTATTCACTTGCAAGGAAAAACAGTTGCAAGAAATTGGGTCCAGGGCAGGATAGAATATAATATCTCTCTTTACAAATTTATCAGAAAGCATCATACTTTTATATATTACACGGCTTTTAAAACTACCAGGTTCATTAAATGCTTCATATTCCTGGTAGTATTCTCAACTCTGCCCTTTTTCCCGGTTAAAGATAAATTAAAGATGTCATATACTTACTATACAAAGCTGTTCCTCTGGCATATTAAGGGCTGCCCGGATAATGCCGGCCTGCGCAGTTAA
- a CDS encoding thiamine pyrophosphate-dependent enzyme, which produces MIKEVVMEVMIGNYAIARGLVEAGLDLAAAYPGTPSSEIIPGIIEFNRREKGNIHTEWSVNERCALEAAFGAASAGKKAACMMKQVGLNVAFPPLLSARRKKLRGALVIVSCDDPGPQSSQTEQDTRLLATLFDIPVFDPASPKEASDVAYSALQYSAEKHTPVILRSTHRVSHAREAVPLYPFGERPITHIEEINAPDPMPAKLGIVASGMSYSIVSDVISELGLEALVPVYKVVKIPHARSPVPGHGLNGLEQQNENLEFDKFINNMDKILVIEETDSVLEVLIENGNKVYGRLNGYVPDAGELTYDIVRSVVERITGDLEISTNIFMPDPLIDESLKGIQVSPRPPKLCAGCAHRASFFAMRQAYPEAIFPGDIGCYTLGISQGAVDTCLDMGAGVTMASGFYNTVYQDREVIPILASVGDSTFFHACLPPLYDAVKKQKRFILVIMDNGTTAMTGMQPNPQTGIMADGTQGRQVLMENIIKGFGVTFLRILDPYDIPNMINIIKEAEAYIGKDGNGPAVIIARRECLLHTKEKFAGVFDRAVLEEGCIGCKRCIKLFDCPAMLFNDEKHKIVVDEGLCAECGMCLVACSICRPEKKV; this is translated from the coding sequence GTGATAAAAGAAGTCGTTATGGAAGTAATGATCGGTAATTATGCAATAGCAAGAGGCCTTGTAGAGGCAGGATTAGACCTTGCAGCAGCATATCCCGGAACGCCGAGTTCAGAAATCATACCGGGTATCATAGAATTTAACAGGAGAGAAAAGGGCAATATCCATACAGAATGGTCCGTCAACGAAAGATGTGCCCTTGAGGCAGCTTTTGGCGCAGCATCGGCAGGTAAAAAGGCTGCCTGTATGATGAAACAGGTGGGATTGAATGTTGCCTTCCCGCCGCTTTTAAGCGCAAGAAGAAAAAAGTTAAGGGGAGCCCTGGTAATAGTATCGTGTGATGATCCGGGACCGCAATCTTCACAGACTGAACAGGATACACGGCTTCTTGCTACGTTGTTTGATATCCCGGTCTTTGACCCGGCTTCACCGAAAGAAGCATCTGATGTTGCATATTCTGCGTTACAATATTCTGCTGAAAAACATACACCGGTGATATTGAGGTCTACCCACAGGGTAAGTCATGCAAGAGAAGCAGTCCCGCTCTACCCTTTTGGAGAAAGGCCTATTACACACATTGAAGAGATAAACGCTCCGGACCCTATGCCTGCCAAACTTGGCATTGTTGCTTCGGGCATGAGCTATTCTATTGTTTCGGATGTAATATCAGAGCTTGGCCTTGAAGCCCTGGTCCCTGTTTACAAAGTTGTTAAAATACCGCACGCCAGATCTCCTGTACCCGGTCATGGATTAAATGGTCTGGAACAACAAAACGAAAATCTTGAATTTGATAAATTTATTAATAACATGGACAAAATATTGGTGATCGAGGAAACGGACAGTGTTCTGGAAGTACTTATTGAAAATGGAAATAAAGTTTATGGAAGATTAAACGGTTATGTCCCGGATGCCGGTGAACTGACCTATGATATTGTGAGAAGCGTAGTTGAAAGGATAACCGGAGATTTAGAGATAAGTACAAACATATTTATGCCTGATCCTCTGATAGACGAATCGCTGAAAGGCATACAGGTCTCACCGAGACCTCCAAAATTATGTGCCGGTTGTGCACATAGAGCATCGTTCTTTGCAATGCGACAGGCATACCCTGAGGCTATTTTTCCCGGTGATATCGGGTGTTATACTCTTGGTATTTCTCAAGGGGCTGTAGATACCTGTCTCGATATGGGCGCCGGAGTTACTATGGCTTCGGGTTTTTACAATACTGTTTATCAGGACAGGGAGGTCATACCTATTCTTGCTTCTGTCGGGGATTCAACATTTTTTCACGCCTGCCTGCCTCCCCTTTATGACGCAGTCAAAAAACAAAAACGTTTTATACTCGTTATTATGGACAATGGCACCACAGCAATGACAGGAATGCAGCCGAATCCGCAGACAGGCATTATGGCAGACGGCACACAAGGCCGCCAGGTGTTGATGGAGAATATCATAAAGGGTTTTGGTGTTACATTTTTGAGAATTCTTGATCCTTATGACATACCCAATATGATAAACATAATAAAGGAGGCAGAGGCATATATCGGCAAAGACGGTAATGGCCCTGCAGTAATCATTGCCAGAAGGGAGTGCCTGCTTCACACAAAGGAAAAATTTGCAGGCGTGTTTGACAGGGCGGTTCTGGAAGAGGGATGTATTGGATGCAAGCGTTGCATAAAACTTTTTGATTGTCCTGCAATGTTGTTTAACGATGAAAAACATAAAATTGTTGTTGATGAAGGTCTCTGTGCGGAATGCGGGATGTGTCTTGTTGCCTGCAGCATATGCAGGCCGGAGAAAAAGGTATAG
- a CDS encoding 2-oxoacid:acceptor oxidoreductase family protein: MKLEIVCAGIGGRGVLLASTILIETAINAGHHALASDEYGMSQRGGSVVSLVKIGDFKSPLIGKENADILLAFEESEFYRNLGFLKRGGLTIVNTGKDRLPAEVDAMLLKRNITYLSVNADDIAAEKNMLQASNMALLGFFSCLAVEPYSAQSIKETIRKRTKGKFLEKNMEIFDSGYAIAQDRNIREH, encoded by the coding sequence GTGAAACTCGAGATCGTTTGTGCAGGCATAGGCGGAAGAGGTGTACTCCTCGCATCTACAATCCTGATAGAAACGGCAATCAACGCAGGGCATCATGCGCTGGCATCAGATGAATACGGTATGAGTCAAAGAGGGGGCTCTGTTGTTTCACTTGTTAAGATCGGAGATTTTAAAAGCCCGCTCATCGGGAAAGAGAATGCCGACATACTACTTGCCTTTGAGGAAAGTGAATTTTACCGCAACCTCGGCTTCCTGAAAAGAGGCGGTTTGACAATCGTTAATACCGGAAAGGACAGACTGCCTGCAGAAGTTGACGCCATGCTTTTAAAAAGGAACATCACGTACCTTTCTGTCAATGCTGATGATATTGCAGCGGAAAAAAACATGCTGCAGGCATCCAATATGGCTCTACTTGGTTTCTTTTCTTGTCTGGCCGTTGAACCATACAGCGCTCAGAGCATAAAAGAAACAATAAGGAAAAGGACGAAGGGAAAGTTTTTAGAAAAAAATATGGAGATCTTTGACTCGGGTTATGCAATTGCTCAAGACAGAAATATTCGGGAACATTAA